In the genome of Flavobacterium panacagri, one region contains:
- the yihA gene encoding ribosome biogenesis GTP-binding protein YihA/YsxC, giving the protein MKINTAEFIVSNSDASKCPKDFLPEYAFIGRSNVGKSSLINMLTNNKNLAKTSGKPGKTQLINHFKINNNWFLVDLPGYGYAKVSKKTKSIFQQFITDYFENREQLVCAFVLIDIRHEAQKIDIEFMSYMGESEIPFCIIFTKADKISKTKIDSHIAAYKKQMFANNWAEMPQYFVTSSTESIGKEDLLSYIDEVNQEVFKNNSGFLNSN; this is encoded by the coding sequence ATGAAAATTAACACCGCCGAATTTATTGTCAGCAATTCTGATGCCTCAAAATGTCCAAAGGATTTTTTGCCGGAATATGCTTTTATAGGAAGATCAAACGTAGGTAAGTCATCGTTAATAAACATGCTTACCAACAATAAAAACTTAGCTAAAACATCTGGAAAACCAGGAAAAACACAATTAATAAATCACTTTAAAATCAATAATAATTGGTTTTTGGTCGATTTGCCTGGCTACGGTTATGCTAAAGTTTCAAAGAAAACAAAATCAATTTTCCAGCAATTTATTACAGATTATTTTGAAAACAGGGAACAGTTAGTATGTGCTTTTGTTTTAATTGACATTCGCCACGAAGCTCAAAAAATAGACATTGAATTTATGTCGTATATGGGCGAAAGTGAGATTCCGTTCTGTATTATTTTTACTAAAGCAGATAAAATCAGTAAAACAAAAATTGACTCTCATATTGCGGCTTATAAAAAACAAATGTTTGCAAACAATTGGGCCGAAATGCCACAATATTTTGTAACCTCATCTACCGAATCAATTGGAAAAGAAGACCTTTTATCTTATATTGATGAAGTAAATCAAGAGGTTTTTAAAAACAACAGTGGTTTTTTAAATTCGAATTAA
- a CDS encoding alpha/beta fold hydrolase, whose amino-acid sequence MDKHYKKEGKYSYFEAGEGTPIVILHGLMGGLSNFDGVAQYFPTKGYKVVIPDLPIYTQSILKTNVKSFAKYVKDFITFKGFDKVILLGNSLGGHIALYHTKLYPEKVAGLVITGSSGLYESAMGDSYPRRGDYEYIKTKAEAVFYDPKIATPDLIDEVYATANDRIKLIKTLTIAKSAIRHNMAKDLPKMDVETCIIWGRNDSVTPPNVAEEFDKLLPNSTLYWIDKCGHAAMMEHPQEFNEILEKWLTEKNL is encoded by the coding sequence ATGGACAAACACTACAAAAAAGAAGGCAAATACAGCTATTTTGAAGCTGGAGAAGGTACACCTATCGTTATTCTTCACGGGTTAATGGGAGGCCTAAGTAACTTTGATGGTGTAGCACAATATTTCCCAACAAAAGGATATAAAGTTGTTATCCCAGATTTGCCAATATACACACAAAGCATTTTAAAAACGAACGTAAAAAGTTTTGCCAAGTACGTTAAAGATTTTATCACTTTTAAAGGTTTTGACAAAGTAATTCTCTTAGGAAATTCCCTTGGAGGACATATTGCTTTGTATCACACAAAATTATATCCTGAAAAAGTTGCTGGACTTGTAATTACCGGAAGTTCTGGACTTTACGAAAGTGCAATGGGAGACAGTTATCCAAGAAGAGGCGATTACGAATACATCAAAACAAAGGCTGAAGCTGTATTTTACGATCCAAAAATTGCAACTCCCGATTTGATTGATGAAGTATATGCGACGGCTAACGACCGAATCAAATTAATCAAAACTTTAACCATTGCAAAGAGTGCCATTCGCCATAACATGGCTAAAGATTTGCCTAAAATGGATGTTGAAACTTGCATTATTTGGGGTCGAAATGACTCTGTAACTCCTCCAAATGTAGCAGAAGAATTTGATAAATTATTACCAAATTCAACTTTATACTGGATTGACAAATGCGGACATGCCGCAATGATGGAACACCCTCAGGAATTTAATGAAATTCTTGAAAAATGGCTTACTGAAAAGAATTTATAA
- a CDS encoding division/cell wall cluster transcriptional repressor MraZ: protein MNTIVGTYECKVDAKGRLMMPAPLKKQLTASLQDGFVLKRSVFQPCLELYPMVEWDAMMKKINKLNRFVKKNNDFIRRFTAGVKVVEVDALGRLLVPKDLVTFASISKDVVFSSAVNIVEIWDKDLYEKSISGEDMDFADLAEEVMGNINDDDNGIS, encoded by the coding sequence TTGAACACAATTGTTGGAACATACGAATGTAAAGTCGATGCTAAAGGAAGGCTGATGATGCCTGCACCTTTGAAAAAGCAGTTGACAGCTTCACTTCAAGACGGATTTGTTTTGAAGCGTTCTGTGTTTCAGCCGTGTTTAGAGTTGTATCCTATGGTAGAGTGGGATGCAATGATGAAAAAAATCAACAAGCTTAATCGCTTTGTAAAGAAGAACAACGATTTCATTAGAAGGTTTACTGCTGGTGTTAAAGTGGTTGAGGTTGATGCATTGGGGAGATTACTGGTGCCAAAAGATTTGGTAACGTTTGCCAGTATTTCTAAAGATGTGGTTTTTTCATCGGCTGTTAATATTGTAGAGATCTGGGATAAGGATTTATACGAAAAATCAATAAGCGGCGAAGATATGGATTTTGCAGATTTAGCCGAAGAAGTAATGGGAAATATTAATGACGACGACAATGGAATATCATAA
- the rsmH gene encoding 16S rRNA (cytosine(1402)-N(4))-methyltransferase RsmH: MTTTMEYHNPVLLHPTVDGLDIKPDGVYVDVTFGGGGHSKEILKRLGPNGRLFAFDQDEDALANALPDERFTLINENFRFIKRFLRFHGVKEVDGILADLGVSSHQFDVPERGFSTRFDAELDMRMSQKNDLNAYRVVNEYEEQDLRRVFFDYGELKNAPVLARTIVEARKDYPIKTTDELKDVLKKFLPEKVRNKILAQIYQAIRIEVNQEMDVLKEFIEQSLEILKPGGRFSVISYHSLEDRLVKRFIKNGMFEGEPERDFYGNFSVPFKTIGKLIVPDNEEIKINNRARSAKLRIAEKV, translated from the coding sequence ATGACGACGACAATGGAATATCATAATCCGGTTTTGCTTCATCCAACAGTTGATGGTTTAGATATTAAACCTGATGGTGTGTATGTAGATGTTACGTTTGGAGGCGGTGGTCATTCAAAAGAGATTTTAAAAAGATTAGGACCAAACGGAAGGCTGTTTGCATTTGACCAAGACGAAGATGCGTTGGCAAATGCATTACCAGATGAAAGGTTCACTTTGATAAATGAGAATTTTAGGTTCATAAAAAGGTTTTTACGTTTTCATGGAGTAAAAGAGGTTGATGGAATTTTGGCAGATTTGGGAGTTTCATCACATCAGTTTGATGTTCCAGAAAGAGGTTTTTCAACCCGTTTTGATGCCGAATTAGATATGCGGATGAGTCAGAAAAATGATTTAAATGCTTACCGAGTGGTTAACGAATATGAAGAACAGGATTTACGTCGTGTTTTTTTTGATTATGGGGAGTTGAAAAATGCACCGGTTTTAGCAAGGACAATTGTAGAAGCTAGAAAAGATTATCCGATCAAAACGACAGACGAATTAAAAGACGTTCTGAAAAAGTTTTTGCCAGAGAAAGTTCGAAATAAAATTTTGGCCCAGATTTATCAGGCAATAAGAATTGAGGTAAATCAAGAAATGGATGTTTTGAAAGAGTTTATTGAGCAGTCACTAGAGATTTTAAAACCGGGTGGAAGATTTTCAGTAATATCTTATCATTCGTTAGAAGATCGTCTGGTAAAAAGATTTATCAAAAACGGAATGTTTGAAGGAGAACCAGAAAGAGATTTTTACGGAAACTTTTCAGTTCCATTCAAAACAATTGGAAAATTGATTGTTCCAGATAATGAAGAAATCAAGATAAATAATAGAGCAAGAAGTGCCAAATTAAGGATTGCTGAAAAGGTATAA